A window of the Rhodoflexus caldus genome harbors these coding sequences:
- a CDS encoding GNAT family N-acetyltransferase yields MLFRPFKTSDVEPLTLIANDFSIWENVRDHFPHPYRMEDAVRWIDFCNAPEQTTNFAIEYRGQLAGSIGIFLREGNERFTGEIGYWLGKEFRGKGIMQQVIPDFCRYCFQTFGLKRIEAIVFAPNEASKKVLEKSGFQLEAIHKDAYYKCGEIIDGWRYAIFPAVDEFMPDATSSS; encoded by the coding sequence ATGTTGTTTCGCCCTTTCAAAACAAGCGATGTAGAGCCATTAACCCTGATTGCCAATGATTTCAGCATTTGGGAAAATGTACGCGACCATTTCCCGCATCCTTACCGCATGGAAGATGCCGTGCGATGGATAGACTTTTGCAACGCACCCGAACAAACTACCAACTTTGCCATTGAATACCGCGGGCAACTGGCAGGCAGTATTGGCATTTTTCTGCGCGAAGGCAACGAACGTTTTACCGGCGAAATCGGCTATTGGTTGGGGAAAGAGTTTCGCGGCAAGGGTATCATGCAGCAGGTCATACCCGACTTTTGCCGCTATTGTTTTCAAACATTTGGCCTGAAACGCATTGAAGCTATTGTTTTTGCACCCAATGAAGCCTCCAAAAAAGTACTGGAAAAATCAGGGTTTCAGTTGGAAGCCATCCATAAAGATGCCTATTACAAGTGTGGCGAAATTATTGACGGCTGGCGATATGCCATTTTTCCTGCTGTTGATGAATTTATGCCAGATGCAACTTCTTCATCTTAG
- a CDS encoding sigma 54-interacting transcriptional regulator yields the protein MKNVLVSWLDYRFDFEKDHPHVPAINGMTWRLHRYYIPEHDCDRHYLLSMKASQPEDTQMTAMLQRLGRDFPAHRITPVYMNIPDPIDLARIKGEVESFLLHLRDDSRVNIFYNAGYQMMQLAWVLCCLTTCRDFTRLFHMRKPEFTESGRPEILEIDLTKQQSTQAYGLLMYTRGDSRSADTCITPAMRSAYHRAEQVASLPNFPALITGASGSGKEQLARHIHHISGKGRFLAVNCAAMPDELLRAELFGYKKGAFTGAVESRVGYFEAADGGTLFLDEIGDASLLLQQSLLRVLQDGLITPLGDTRPRKVNVRIIAATHRNLPQMIAQGRFRDDLYYRLNPAPIRLPAWSDLPEDDRRQLFIFLWEQQARKLNHGRKMTISAEATDFIIRCNFPGNIRQLQNLIAGLYVFYRHEPRVTVEMVLHEIDNSESDINIHHPVGWHMEEVEKAHIQRALQHFRHNLTHTAKALGISLNTLKAKMKKLHLA from the coding sequence ATGAAAAATGTTCTGGTTTCTTGGTTAGACTATCGCTTTGATTTTGAAAAAGACCATCCTCATGTACCTGCAATTAACGGAATGACTTGGCGGCTGCATCGCTACTATATACCCGAACACGATTGCGACAGGCACTATCTGCTCTCTATGAAAGCCTCACAGCCCGAGGATACGCAAATGACGGCTATGCTGCAAAGGCTTGGGCGCGATTTTCCTGCGCATCGCATTACGCCTGTGTATATGAACATCCCCGACCCGATAGATTTAGCTCGTATCAAAGGAGAGGTTGAGTCTTTTTTGTTGCACCTTCGGGATGACAGCAGGGTGAATATTTTTTACAATGCAGGGTATCAGATGATGCAACTGGCATGGGTGCTTTGCTGCCTGACTACCTGCCGCGATTTTACGCGCCTGTTTCATATGCGCAAACCCGAATTTACGGAAAGCGGGCGGCCTGAAATTTTGGAGATAGACCTTACCAAACAACAATCCACACAGGCCTACGGCTTGCTGATGTACACCCGGGGCGACAGTCGCTCTGCCGATACCTGCATTACGCCTGCCATGCGTTCGGCCTACCATCGGGCAGAACAGGTTGCCTCTTTGCCCAATTTCCCCGCACTCATCACAGGCGCTTCCGGCTCGGGAAAAGAACAACTGGCGCGGCATATCCACCATATTTCGGGCAAGGGAAGATTTCTGGCCGTCAATTGCGCCGCCATGCCCGATGAACTGCTTCGCGCCGAGCTTTTCGGATACAAGAAAGGCGCTTTCACGGGAGCGGTAGAAAGTCGCGTCGGCTATTTTGAAGCAGCCGACGGCGGCACGCTTTTTTTGGATGAAATTGGCGATGCTTCGCTGCTGCTGCAACAGTCCTTGCTGCGGGTGCTGCAAGACGGGCTGATTACTCCGCTGGGCGATACGCGCCCCCGCAAGGTGAATGTACGGATTATTGCCGCAACTCACCGCAACTTGCCGCAGATGATTGCTCAAGGTCGCTTCCGCGATGACCTTTACTATCGGCTGAATCCTGCCCCCATTCGCTTGCCTGCGTGGTCTGATTTACCCGAAGACGACCGACGGCAGTTGTTTATTTTCCTATGGGAACAGCAAGCCCGAAAACTCAATCACGGCAGAAAAATGACGATTTCCGCAGAGGCAACAGATTTTATTATCCGATGCAACTTTCCCGGCAACATCAGGCAGTTGCAAAATCTGATTGCCGGGCTGTATGTTTTTTATCGCCACGAACCTCGCGTTACGGTGGAGATGGTGCTGCACGAAATAGATAACAGCGAGTCGGACATAAACATTCATCATCCGGTCGGCTGGCACATGGAAGAAGTGGAAAAAGCACATATACAGCGGGCGTTGCAACATTTCCGTCATAACCTGACGCATACTGCCAAAGCCTTGGGCATTAGCCTCAATACGCTAAAAGCTAAGATGAAGAAGTTGCATCTGGCATAA
- a CDS encoding DUF6544 family protein, translated as MRYFLLAVICLHGLIHLLGFVKAFAISPVKELTLPISKAWGILWLLAAIQFLLTAALCFGESRYWWLSGAVAIVISQILIIGFWEDARFGTVANLMILPAVLAAFFTYNFHRETTRQVEQMIGRLAAREPMIVTDTLLTDLPSPVARWIRRSGMVGKPEIYRAQVAQAIRMQMKPEQKDWLSATAVQYYAVRQPAFIWETTVQMMPLVYFLGRDRFNGGKGQMQIQLWGAFAMVDSKDNEKINTGTMQRYLGEIVWLPSAALHPAIRWEAVDDNSARATMTYGETTGSGIFHFTPDGDLVSFNAMRYMGSEENARQHEWIITAENWRTFNGIRVPSKVRATWKLPEEDWTWLQMEITDVRYNEQVEMQ; from the coding sequence ATGCGCTACTTTCTGTTGGCTGTCATCTGTCTGCACGGCCTTATTCATCTGTTAGGCTTTGTAAAGGCTTTTGCTATTTCGCCCGTGAAAGAATTGACACTGCCCATCAGCAAAGCATGGGGCATTTTGTGGCTGCTGGCCGCTATTCAGTTTTTGCTGACGGCGGCGTTGTGCTTTGGCGAAAGCCGCTATTGGTGGTTGAGCGGTGCTGTGGCAATCGTAATTTCCCAAATCCTGATTATTGGGTTCTGGGAAGATGCCCGCTTTGGCACTGTTGCAAATTTGATGATATTACCTGCCGTGCTGGCGGCTTTTTTTACCTATAATTTCCATCGGGAAACAACCCGACAGGTGGAGCAGATGATAGGACGGCTTGCTGCCCGCGAGCCGATGATAGTTACCGATACCTTGCTTACCGATTTGCCATCGCCCGTAGCACGTTGGATACGTCGTTCCGGCATGGTAGGTAAGCCTGAAATTTATCGGGCGCAAGTGGCACAGGCTATTCGGATGCAAATGAAACCCGAACAAAAAGACTGGCTCTCTGCAACCGCTGTGCAATACTATGCCGTCCGGCAGCCTGCTTTTATCTGGGAAACAACTGTACAAATGATGCCTTTGGTCTATTTTTTGGGCAGAGACCGTTTCAATGGTGGTAAAGGACAGATGCAGATTCAACTCTGGGGTGCTTTTGCTATGGTGGACAGTAAAGACAATGAGAAAATCAACACAGGAACCATGCAGCGCTATCTGGGGGAAATCGTCTGGCTGCCGTCCGCAGCGCTGCATCCTGCCATTCGGTGGGAAGCCGTAGACGACAACAGCGCCCGCGCTACCATGACCTACGGAGAAACAACAGGCAGCGGCATTTTCCACTTTACGCCCGATGGAGATTTGGTCTCATTCAATGCCATGCGCTACATGGGCAGCGAAGAGAATGCCCGACAGCATGAATGGATAATTACGGCCGAAAATTGGCGTACTTTCAATGGCATCCGCGTTCCTTCCAAGGTACGAGCCACATGGAAGCTCCCCGAAGAGGATTGGACGTGGTTGCAAATGGAAATTACCGACGTGAGATACAATGAACAGGTAGAGATGCAATGA
- a CDS encoding cation-translocating P-type ATPase, whose amino-acid sequence MSTNQSPIRGLTDAEVLASRDKHGANVIDYQEKNGLWEVIKGLAKEPMVILLLITAAIYFFSGDVEDAVFMAVAIVFVATISIYQDARTRNALEKLKSITQPNCKVIRNGETIEIPTAELVIGDAMVVEEGTSVPADGIILQANDFSVNESLLTGESLPVYKDASVQSPVFQGTTVASGLAIAQVNAIGKETQLGKIGKQLESISEEATPLERQINHFVRMMVIAGTAVFAFVWLLNWFRSGLVVDSLLKALTLAMSILPEEIPVAFTTFMALGAWRLMKKGILIKQIKTVETLGSANVICIDKTGTITENRMQLVQVVPGDSLSKEDVVRMAMWASEPVPFDPMETALHEAYAAAASVDERQYFRIIHEYPLDGKPPMMTHVFANSEGKRIIAAKGAPEAILALSVLTREEKSAIEQQVQTLAAEGYRILAVGEALFKGDVFPPRQQDFQLQYYGLVAFYDPPKSNMRTVLQDFYRAGISVKIITGDNALTTQSIAREIGFAGAAGSISGEALMALSEAELRQTVQATNIFTRMFPEAKLRIINALKANQNIVAMTGDGVNDAPALKAAHIGIAMGKKGTEIARQAASLILVADDLSKMVEAVAMGRRIYTNLKKAIQYIISIHIPIILTVFLPLVLNWIYPHIFSPVHIIFFELIMGPTCSIIYENEPMEAYAMEQPPRPFSTTFFRWKELITSIIQGLFITAGTLTAYQVAVHQGADEMLTRTMVFATLISANIFLTLVNRSFRYSVLHTLRYANPLIPLIIGITTALSAMFIYWQPVAHFFGFRPLNLAEAGTSIAIGFVSVIWYEAVKKLKQ is encoded by the coding sequence ATGTCTACCAACCAATCGCCCATCAGAGGACTGACCGATGCCGAAGTGCTTGCCTCACGGGATAAACACGGCGCAAATGTGATTGATTATCAGGAAAAAAACGGCCTGTGGGAAGTTATAAAGGGGCTTGCCAAAGAGCCTATGGTAATACTTCTGCTCATTACTGCGGCTATCTATTTTTTCAGTGGCGATGTAGAGGACGCTGTTTTTATGGCTGTGGCCATTGTATTTGTGGCAACCATTTCCATCTATCAGGATGCCCGCACCAGAAATGCCTTAGAAAAACTGAAAAGCATCACACAACCCAATTGCAAAGTCATTCGCAACGGAGAAACCATAGAAATCCCCACAGCCGAATTGGTAATAGGCGATGCAATGGTGGTAGAGGAAGGAACTTCCGTTCCGGCAGACGGTATCATTTTGCAGGCCAATGATTTCTCGGTCAATGAATCGCTGCTCACGGGCGAATCGCTACCCGTTTACAAAGATGCAAGCGTACAATCTCCTGTTTTTCAAGGCACTACAGTTGCCAGCGGCTTGGCAATTGCCCAAGTAAACGCTATTGGCAAAGAAACGCAGCTTGGCAAAATCGGTAAGCAGTTGGAAAGCATCAGCGAAGAAGCTACGCCTTTGGAACGCCAAATCAACCACTTTGTGCGCATGATGGTGATAGCAGGCACAGCGGTATTTGCCTTTGTATGGCTGCTGAACTGGTTTCGCTCGGGGTTAGTAGTGGACAGTTTGCTGAAAGCGCTTACGCTTGCCATGAGCATCTTGCCCGAAGAAATACCGGTAGCATTTACCACTTTTATGGCATTAGGCGCATGGCGGCTGATGAAAAAAGGGATTCTGATTAAGCAAATCAAAACCGTAGAAACGCTGGGCAGTGCCAATGTGATTTGCATAGACAAAACCGGCACTATTACCGAAAATCGTATGCAGTTGGTACAGGTTGTTCCCGGCGATAGCCTTAGCAAAGAGGATGTCGTGCGCATGGCCATGTGGGCCAGCGAACCCGTTCCTTTTGACCCAATGGAAACAGCCTTGCATGAGGCTTATGCAGCAGCCGCATCTGTTGATGAACGACAGTATTTCCGCATCATCCACGAGTATCCGCTGGATGGCAAACCGCCCATGATGACCCATGTGTTTGCCAACAGCGAAGGCAAGCGCATTATTGCTGCCAAAGGTGCGCCGGAAGCTATTTTGGCACTATCTGTACTTACTCGGGAAGAAAAATCGGCTATTGAACAGCAAGTACAAACGCTTGCTGCAGAGGGGTATCGCATATTGGCCGTAGGTGAGGCCTTGTTCAAAGGCGATGTTTTCCCGCCCCGACAGCAGGATTTTCAATTGCAGTACTACGGTCTGGTAGCATTTTACGACCCGCCCAAATCCAATATGCGTACCGTTTTGCAGGATTTTTACCGTGCAGGCATTTCCGTCAAAATCATCACCGGCGACAATGCACTCACTACCCAATCCATAGCCCGCGAAATCGGTTTTGCAGGTGCTGCCGGCAGCATCAGCGGCGAAGCACTGATGGCACTTTCCGAAGCGGAACTGCGGCAAACAGTGCAGGCAACCAATATCTTCACCCGCATGTTTCCCGAGGCCAAACTGCGGATTATCAATGCGTTAAAGGCCAACCAGAACATAGTGGCCATGACAGGCGACGGCGTAAACGATGCCCCCGCACTCAAAGCCGCACACATAGGGATTGCAATGGGCAAAAAAGGCACGGAAATAGCCCGACAAGCAGCCTCTCTCATTTTGGTAGCCGATGACCTTTCCAAAATGGTAGAGGCCGTAGCAATGGGCAGGCGTATTTATACCAATCTGAAAAAAGCCATTCAGTACATCATCTCCATCCACATTCCCATCATTCTGACCGTTTTCCTGCCGTTAGTGCTGAACTGGATTTATCCACATATTTTCTCACCCGTTCACATTATTTTCTTTGAACTGATTATGGGGCCTACCTGCTCTATCATCTACGAAAACGAGCCGATGGAAGCCTATGCCATGGAGCAGCCGCCGCGTCCTTTCAGCACCACCTTTTTCCGATGGAAGGAGTTGATAACCAGCATTATACAAGGTCTGTTTATCACAGCGGGGACGCTCACGGCTTATCAGGTAGCAGTTCATCAGGGGGCGGATGAAATGCTGACACGCACGATGGTTTTTGCGACACTCATCAGTGCCAATATTTTTCTGACATTGGTCAATCGCTCTTTCAGGTACTCTGTGCTGCACACTTTGCGTTATGCCAATCCGCTCATTCCGCTGATTATCGGCATCACCACAGCATTATCCGCCATGTTTATCTATTGGCAACCTGTGGCACATTTTTTCGGATTTAGGCCGCTTAATTTGGCAGAAGCAGGCACGAGCATAGCTATTGGTTTTGTTTCTGTCATTTGGTACGAAGCCGTAAAGAAACTGAAACAGTGA
- a CDS encoding tetratricopeptide repeat protein, whose protein sequence is MAEKDKAGIEIFESPEALQEQLSKTEEFAKNNRQLVIGIGVGVLALIGGVIGWKYFSEQNNIKAQNELFPTVFYIEKDSINKAIKGDNNNTTIGLEKIVDQYGSTDAGELAAFYLGVAQLKEGKYDEAIKNLEKFDADDWLVQARAYSLIGDAYMEKKDLDNAIKYYKKASEHYPNDAFTPAYLLKLGLAYELKKDYANAVMAYRTIVDKYSEASELTTAQKKLAKVEYIVNNSK, encoded by the coding sequence ATGGCAGAGAAAGACAAAGCCGGCATAGAAATTTTTGAAAGTCCGGAAGCATTGCAGGAACAGCTCAGCAAAACAGAAGAGTTTGCTAAAAATAACCGCCAATTGGTAATTGGTATTGGTGTGGGCGTGCTTGCCCTGATTGGCGGCGTAATTGGCTGGAAGTATTTCAGTGAACAGAACAATATCAAAGCCCAAAACGAGCTTTTCCCTACCGTTTTCTACATTGAAAAAGACTCTATCAACAAAGCCATCAAAGGCGACAATAACAACACCACGATTGGTTTGGAGAAAATCGTAGACCAATACGGAAGCACTGATGCCGGTGAGTTAGCGGCCTTCTACTTGGGTGTTGCCCAACTGAAAGAAGGCAAATATGACGAAGCTATTAAAAATCTGGAAAAATTTGATGCCGACGATTGGCTTGTTCAGGCGCGTGCTTACAGCCTGATTGGCGATGCCTACATGGAGAAAAAAGATTTGGATAATGCGATTAAGTACTACAAAAAGGCTTCCGAGCACTATCCGAACGATGCCTTTACGCCTGCTTATCTGTTAAAACTCGGTTTGGCATACGAACTGAAAAAAGATTATGCCAATGCGGTAATGGCTTACAGAACCATTGTTGATAAGTACTCCGAAGCATCGGAACTGACTACCGCCCAGAAAAAACTGGCAAAAGTTGAGTACATCGTAAACAACAGTAAGTAA
- the lipA gene encoding lipoyl synthase: protein MIELPVLGNTPPVEAPVRARKPDWLRVKLPIGPEYAKVRKLVDTYKLHTICESGNCPNMGECWGAGTATFMILGNVCTRSCTFCAVATGRPNEYDTDEPRRVAEAIELMGVKHAVITSVNRDELKDRGAEIWYQTVRAVKERCPETTIETLIPDVKGNWDALYRMISAGQEVVSHNMETVKRLYRRVRPQAKYERSLEQIRLTKEYGKRTKSGIMLGLGETDEEVFEIMDDLIANGLDVLTLGQYLQPTKMHLEVVEYIHPDKFAMYKEEGLKRGFKYVESGPLVRSSYHAERHI, encoded by the coding sequence ATGATAGAACTTCCCGTTCTTGGCAATACTCCTCCCGTCGAAGCGCCTGTGCGTGCACGGAAGCCCGACTGGCTGCGCGTAAAGCTCCCGATAGGCCCCGAATATGCCAAGGTGCGCAAACTGGTGGATACATATAAACTGCATACCATCTGCGAAAGCGGCAACTGCCCCAATATGGGCGAGTGCTGGGGCGCAGGCACAGCCACTTTTATGATTTTGGGGAATGTATGTACACGCAGTTGCACCTTCTGTGCAGTTGCCACAGGCCGCCCCAATGAGTACGATACCGACGAACCGCGGCGCGTTGCGGAAGCCATTGAGCTGATGGGTGTGAAACATGCCGTAATTACTTCGGTCAACCGCGACGAACTCAAAGACCGAGGTGCGGAAATATGGTATCAGACGGTGCGTGCCGTGAAAGAACGCTGTCCCGAAACAACCATAGAAACCCTTATTCCGGATGTGAAAGGCAACTGGGATGCTTTGTATCGGATGATTTCGGCAGGGCAGGAGGTGGTTTCGCACAACATGGAGACCGTAAAGCGCCTCTACCGCCGTGTGCGCCCGCAGGCAAAATACGAGCGCAGCCTCGAGCAAATCCGCCTGACCAAAGAATACGGCAAGCGCACCAAAAGCGGCATCATGCTGGGCTTGGGCGAAACCGACGAGGAGGTATTTGAAATCATGGATGATCTGATTGCCAACGGCTTGGATGTGCTGACACTGGGGCAGTACTTGCAACCTACCAAGATGCACCTCGAAGTAGTGGAATACATCCACCCCGATAAGTTTGCCATGTACAAAGAAGAAGGTTTGAAGCGCGGTTTCAAGTACGTTGAATCGGGGCCGCTGGTGCGTTCTTCTTACCATGCCGAACGCCATATTTGA
- the bshA gene encoding N-acetyl-alpha-D-glucosaminyl L-malate synthase BshA: MKIGIVCYPTFGGSGVVATELGNALARQGHEIHFITYDQPTRMALFDENIYYHKVDIRTYPLFEYPPYELALASKMVNVAKFEQLDLLHVHYAIPHASAAYMAREILKTQGLYVPFVTTLHGTDITLVGKDESYAPVVTFSINQSDGVTTVSESLRADTYEHFEITKQIEVIPNFIDLTRFKKQQKEHFKKAICPNGERLIVHTSNFRKVKRIDDAIKVFCRLRQQIPVKMLLIGDGPERRRIEQLCQDNGLMDDIRFLGKLDAIEEVLSVADLFLMPSEKESFGLAALEAMACEVPVISSNTGGLPELNIHGVTGFMSDVGDVDDMVKNALVILQDDKLPEFKANALKRAQEFDVHKIRPLYEAMYERVMASVPARNN; encoded by the coding sequence ATGAAAATAGGCATCGTTTGCTACCCGACATTTGGCGGCAGTGGAGTAGTAGCCACCGAATTAGGCAATGCGCTGGCACGGCAAGGACATGAAATCCATTTTATTACCTACGACCAGCCTACGCGAATGGCACTTTTTGATGAAAATATTTATTATCATAAGGTGGATATTCGCACGTATCCTTTGTTTGAATACCCGCCGTATGAATTGGCACTTGCCAGCAAAATGGTCAATGTAGCCAAATTTGAACAATTGGATTTGTTACACGTCCACTATGCGATTCCCCACGCTTCGGCGGCATATATGGCACGCGAAATTCTGAAAACGCAAGGGCTTTATGTGCCTTTTGTTACCACACTGCACGGTACCGACATTACCCTTGTAGGTAAAGACGAAAGTTACGCGCCGGTTGTAACTTTCAGCATCAACCAGTCCGACGGCGTTACAACAGTTTCGGAAAGCCTGCGCGCCGATACTTACGAACATTTTGAAATAACCAAGCAGATTGAAGTAATTCCCAACTTTATTGACCTTACGCGCTTCAAGAAGCAACAAAAGGAACACTTCAAAAAAGCCATTTGCCCCAACGGAGAGCGCCTGATTGTGCATACGTCCAACTTCCGCAAAGTGAAACGCATAGACGACGCCATCAAGGTTTTTTGCAGACTGAGGCAGCAAATCCCCGTCAAAATGTTGCTGATTGGCGACGGCCCCGAGCGTCGGCGCATTGAGCAACTCTGCCAAGACAACGGTTTGATGGACGACATCCGCTTTTTGGGCAAATTAGATGCCATAGAAGAGGTGCTCTCTGTGGCCGATTTGTTTTTGATGCCTTCCGAGAAAGAGAGCTTTGGTTTGGCAGCCCTTGAAGCAATGGCCTGCGAAGTGCCGGTGATTTCCAGCAATACCGGTGGCCTGCCCGAGCTGAACATACACGGGGTTACGGGCTTTATGAGTGATGTGGGCGATGTGGATGATATGGTGAAAAATGCACTTGTTATTTTGCAGGACGATAAACTACCAGAATTCAAGGCCAATGCGCTCAAACGTGCGCAAGAGTTTGACGTACACAAAATCCGCCCCTTGTACGAAGCTATGTACGAGCGAGTAATGGCATCCGTACCTGCGCGAAACAACTGA